From Myxococcales bacterium, the proteins below share one genomic window:
- a CDS encoding MFS transporter, with the protein MSRSLTLTAILLSMFLAAMEATVVATAMPSIVAELHGLSLYGWVGAIYMLASTLTMPLYGKVADLYGRKPVLLSALFVFLVGSVASGLARSMLALVVFRAVQGVGAGGIQPVALTIVGDLYRPEERAKVQGLFGAIWAFAGTSGPLLGGFLVHALSWRWVFFVNVPFALFSFGLLAVAFREDVARKKVRFDALGSLLLAAAVTSLLAGASHTRPEVTLPVGVLLLAAFVYVETRAADPVLPPSLFRRRVIVVSSLSSATIGALMGGTITYLPLYAQAVLGETPTRAGLLLAPLLVAWPVASTLAGRALPKHGYRPFVRGGLGLVMVACVGLFFALRARSGIVVCGACMGLLGAGSGLSSVATIIAVQESAEWNERGVATASNMFFRSVGGALTVGAMGAVVASAVAEHASPELLDVLLGPEHGKGLAPDVLATLATDLFHGTVRAFVIVLVLGAVALAAGLLFPSVVPRAKRDGDTPPELDHGAG; encoded by the coding sequence ATGAGCCGAAGCCTCACCCTGACCGCGATCTTGCTCTCGATGTTCCTCGCGGCCATGGAGGCCACCGTGGTCGCGACCGCGATGCCGAGCATCGTCGCCGAGCTCCACGGGCTCTCGCTCTACGGGTGGGTCGGTGCGATCTACATGCTCGCCTCGACGCTCACCATGCCGCTCTACGGCAAGGTGGCCGATCTCTACGGCAGAAAACCGGTGCTCCTCTCGGCGCTCTTCGTGTTCCTCGTCGGGAGCGTCGCGAGCGGCCTCGCGCGCTCGATGCTCGCGCTCGTCGTCTTCCGAGCGGTGCAGGGCGTGGGGGCAGGCGGCATCCAGCCCGTCGCGCTCACCATCGTCGGAGACCTCTACAGGCCCGAGGAGCGCGCGAAGGTGCAGGGCCTCTTCGGCGCGATCTGGGCGTTCGCCGGCACGTCGGGCCCGCTCCTCGGAGGGTTCCTCGTGCACGCGCTCTCGTGGAGGTGGGTCTTCTTCGTGAACGTCCCCTTCGCGCTCTTTTCGTTCGGGCTGCTCGCGGTCGCGTTCCGAGAGGACGTGGCTCGAAAGAAGGTGCGCTTCGACGCGCTCGGGAGCCTGCTCTTGGCCGCCGCCGTCACGAGCCTGCTCGCCGGCGCGAGCCACACACGCCCGGAGGTGACCCTCCCCGTGGGCGTGCTTCTCCTCGCGGCGTTCGTCTACGTGGAGACACGCGCGGCCGACCCCGTGCTCCCGCCGAGCCTCTTCCGACGACGCGTGATCGTGGTCTCGAGCCTCTCGTCGGCGACGATCGGAGCCCTGATGGGTGGCACGATCACCTACCTCCCCCTCTATGCCCAGGCGGTGCTCGGAGAGACCCCGACACGCGCCGGGCTCCTGCTCGCGCCGCTGCTCGTCGCCTGGCCCGTCGCCTCGACGCTCGCGGGGCGCGCCCTGCCGAAACACGGGTACCGCCCGTTCGTGCGGGGAGGCCTCGGGCTCGTGATGGTGGCGTGTGTGGGGCTCTTCTTCGCGCTCCGCGCGCGCTCGGGCATCGTGGTGTGCGGCGCGTGCATGGGACTGCTGGGCGCGGGCAGCGGCCTCTCGAGCGTCGCGACGATCATCGCCGTGCAGGAGAGCGCCGAGTGGAACGAGCGCGGCGTGGCCACCGCGAGCAACATGTTCTTCCGGTCGGTGGGCGGAGCCCTCACGGTCGGCGCGATGGGCGCGGTCGTCGCTTCGGCGGTCGCGGAGCACGCCTCCCCCGAGCTGCTCGACGTGCTGCTCGGCCCCGAGCACGGCAAGGGTCTCGCGCCCGACGTGCTCGCGACGCTCGCGACCGACCTCTTCCACGGCACGGTCCGGGCCTTCGTGATCGTGCTCGTGCTCGGCGCGGTCGCCCTCGCGGCAGGCCTACTCTTCCCGAGCGTGGTGCCACGGGCGAAGCGCGACGGCGACACGCCCCCCGAGCTCGATCACGGCGCCGGCTGA
- a CDS encoding cupin domain-containing protein, whose translation MNAIELAHLLDLAPHPEGGYFRETYRSEETLARGALPGRFAGDRVFGTSIYFLLTEGTFSALHTIESDELWHHYDGGALRIVTLDEHGAREDFVLGKDYARGERPFAWVPRGRVFGSHVEPGVPHALVGCTVAPGFDFADFRMPSRHELLALYPEHEAVVTRLTRSSP comes from the coding sequence ATGAACGCCATCGAGCTCGCCCACCTCCTCGACCTCGCGCCCCACCCCGAGGGCGGCTACTTCCGAGAGACCTACCGCTCCGAAGAGACCCTCGCGCGCGGAGCATTGCCGGGCCGTTTCGCCGGGGATCGGGTCTTCGGCACGTCGATCTACTTCTTGCTCACCGAGGGCACGTTCTCGGCGCTCCACACGATCGAGAGCGACGAGCTCTGGCACCACTACGACGGAGGAGCCCTCCGGATCGTCACCCTGGACGAGCACGGAGCGCGCGAGGACTTCGTGCTCGGGAAGGACTACGCCCGCGGGGAGCGGCCCTTCGCGTGGGTGCCACGAGGGCGTGTCTTCGGCTCGCACGTGGAGCCCGGGGTCCCTCACGCGCTCGTGGGCTGCACGGTGGCCCCGGGGTTCGATTTCGCCGACTTCCGCATGCCGAGCCGACACGAGCTGCTCGCGCTGTACCCGGAGCACGAGGCCGTCGTCACGCGGCTCACTCGGAGCTCGCCTTGA